A region from the Bradyrhizobium erythrophlei genome encodes:
- a CDS encoding REP-associated tyrosine transposase, translated as MSNYRRAFVPGGCWFFTVNLLERRQTLLVDHIATLREAVAATHASHDFAIDAIVVLPDHLHAIWKLPPGDCDFSTRWRLIKTRFAKALPKQERRSAVRLARNERGIWQRRFWEHLIRDEADYARHVEYCYINPFQHGLVTRVRDWPHSSFHRDVRAGLFPLDWGGDVETKDDFGERR; from the coding sequence ATGTCGAATTATCGTCGCGCGTTCGTTCCAGGCGGGTGCTGGTTTTTCACGGTCAACCTGTTGGAGCGGCGGCAAACCCTGCTGGTCGACCACATCGCGACCTTGCGTGAGGCGGTGGCGGCGACGCACGCGAGCCATGACTTTGCGATCGACGCAATCGTCGTTCTGCCCGATCATCTGCACGCGATCTGGAAACTGCCTCCCGGCGATTGCGATTTTTCCACACGCTGGCGGCTGATCAAGACCCGGTTCGCGAAAGCGCTGCCGAAACAGGAGCGCCGCAGCGCCGTTCGCCTCGCGCGCAACGAGCGCGGAATCTGGCAGCGCCGTTTCTGGGAGCATCTGATCCGCGACGAGGCCGATTATGCGCGCCACGTCGAATATTGTTATATCAATCCGTTCCAGCACGGGCTCGTCACGCGCGTGCGCGATTGGCCGCATTCCTCGTTTCATCGCGATGTGCGCGCGGGATTGTTTCCGCTCGACTGGGGCGGCGACGTTGAAACGAAGGACGATTTCGGCGAGCGACGATGA
- a CDS encoding DUF1489 family protein produces the protein MPLHLIKLAVGCESVRELKGWVAERMQTAKKKGLPLHHIHITRMTPKRVDEVLAGGSLYWVIRGEIAARERIIGIEPFRDRDGIGRCRLVMQPRVIPVLPRPMRAFQGWRYFADGDAPPDLKSAGAGVAAMPEPLRRELRELGLL, from the coding sequence ATGCCACTTCATCTCATCAAGCTTGCCGTCGGCTGCGAGTCGGTCAGGGAACTCAAGGGCTGGGTCGCGGAGCGCATGCAGACCGCGAAGAAAAAGGGCCTGCCGCTGCATCATATCCACATCACCCGGATGACGCCGAAGCGGGTCGATGAGGTGCTGGCCGGCGGCTCGCTCTACTGGGTGATCCGCGGCGAAATCGCAGCGCGGGAGAGGATCATCGGGATCGAGCCGTTCCGCGACCGCGACGGGATCGGGCGATGCCGGTTGGTGATGCAGCCCAGGGTGATCCCGGTGCTGCCGCGGCCGATGCGGGCGTTTCAGGGCTGGCGCTATTTTGCCGACGGCGACGCGCCGCCGGATCTCAAATCCGCGGGCGCCGGCGTCGCCGCGATGCCGGAGCCGTTGCGCCGCGAATTGCGCGAGCTCGGGCTGCTCTAG